The genomic interval CTGGCCGCCAAGGCGTACCGGGACAAGACGGTGGACCCGATCGGGGCGGGCACCGGGGCCTTCGTCCTGAAGAGGGCCGACGGCACCTCGTCCGCGACCCTCGACCGCAACGAGCAGTACTGGGGCGGGCGCGCCAGGGCCGCCGGGATCGACGTGACCTTCGTCCCCGACGGCGCCGCCCGCGCGGCCGCCCTGCGCAGCGGCGACGCCGACATCGTCGAGGCGATCCCGGTCTCCCAGGCTTCCCTCCTGGAGGAGGACCAGATCACCGAGGTGCCGATGCCGCGCACCAACACCCTGTACCTGAACACCGGGAAGGGCGTCTTCAAGGATGCGGGGCAGCGGGCCGCCGCCCGCGCGGCCATCGACGCGAAGGCCCTGGTCAAGGGCGTCTACGAAGGGCGCGCCGATGTCGCGGAGGGGCTGCTCGGGCCCGCCCTGCCGTGGGCGGCCGAGCAACGTGCCGGGCGCACCGGGGCGGCGAAGCCCGCCAAGCCGTCGGAGCAGACCATCACCATCGGCACCTTCACCGACCGGGCCGAGCTGCCGGAAGTGGCCGCCACGCTCCAGCAGCAGCTCCAGGACGCCGGGTTCACGGTGAAGCTCGACGTGCGCGAGTACGCCAACATCGAGGCGGACGCGCTGGCGGGGAAGTTCGACGCGTTCGTCCTGTCCCGCGCCACGGTCATCGACTCCGGCGACCCGACCGCCTACCTGCGCAGCGACTTCGCGAGCGACGGCTCCTTCAACCTCCCGCAGCTCGCCGACACCGCCGTGGACAAGGCCGTGCGCACCGCCGAGGAGGCCCCGGCAGGACAGACCCGGCGGACCGCGGTCCTCCACGCCGAGACTGCCGTCCTCAACACCGACGCGGCCGTCCCGATGCTCCACGAGCGCGTCATTCAGGGCGACGCCACCCACGTCGTGGGCTCCGCCAAGGACCCGCGTGAGCGTGAGCTGATCACTCTCGGTACGTACGTCACATGAGCCTGGTGGAGCACATGTGCCGCGTGATG from Streptomyces sp. NBC_00237 carries:
- a CDS encoding ABC transporter substrate-binding protein, whose amino-acid sequence is MRLPKLLSPAAPALACALTLTGCFSASTSGTAEGPDGKRIRVAMMNPPRSGLSPLTDDAFKLSRWSTAETLTTLDKEGDAKPSLATAWQRTGERTWTFTLRKGVTFHDGTALTAEAVERSLTRAATASPKPRILDGVAFKAEAKGGAVVVTTGKADPLVPQRVSSPQLSILAAKAYRDKTVDPIGAGTGAFVLKRADGTSSATLDRNEQYWGGRARAAGIDVTFVPDGAARAAALRSGDADIVEAIPVSQASLLEEDQITEVPMPRTNTLYLNTGKGVFKDAGQRAAARAAIDAKALVKGVYEGRADVAEGLLGPALPWAAEQRAGRTGAAKPAKPSEQTITIGTFTDRAELPEVAATLQQQLQDAGFTVKLDVREYANIEADALAGKFDAFVLSRATVIDSGDPTAYLRSDFASDGSFNLPQLADTAVDKAVRTAEEAPAGQTRRTAVLHAETAVLNTDAAVPMLHERVIQGDATHVVGSAKDPRERELITLGTYVT